The Pelodiscus sinensis isolate JC-2024 chromosome 5, ASM4963464v1, whole genome shotgun sequence genome includes a region encoding these proteins:
- the LRP2BP gene encoding LRP2-binding protein isoform X5, giving the protein MSLSPRKDSSLSVAGNYSHTALFTRAEELLAKRIIDGDPLAYFLQGQLYFEEGWYEEALTQFEKIKETDFQALYQLGVMYYDGLGTKEDPEKGIEYMKIIINSNSHKARHLKYAAAYNLGRAYFEGCGVTHSDKEAERLWVIAADHGNPKASVKAQTTLGMFYSTSNPKDLKKAFFWHSEACGNGSLESQGILGVMYLYGQGIRQNTKAALECLKEAAERGNVYAQGHLVEYYYKRKFYTKAAAFARRITENDNIAMLAKITDCLPVYIAKGVAMAAFYFARCLQFGLGIQQDQVAAKKNYSRACLLDPDVASDLELAANHGRI; this is encoded by the exons atgtctctctctccaagaaaagactcttcactatctgtag CAGGGAACTATAGCCATACCGCTTTGTTTACAAGGGCAGAGGAGCTGTTGGCGAAGAGGATCATAGATGGAGATCCTCTGGCATATTTTCTACAAGGGCAGCTGTACTTTGAAGAG GGATGGTATGAAGAAGCACTTACACAATTTGAAAAAATCAAGGAGACCGATTTTCAGGCTCTCTATCAGCTGGGTGTAATGTATTATGATGGATTGGGGACCAAAGAAGATCCA GAAAAAGGAATAGAGTACATGAAAATAATCATCAACTCTAACTCCCATAAAGCAAGACATTTAAAATATGCTGCTGCATACAATCTTGGCAGAGCTTATTTCGAAGGATGTGGTGTTACGCATTCAGATAAAGAAGCTGAAAG GCTGTGGGTTATTGCTGCAGACCATGGGAATCCAAAAGCAAGCGTAAAGGCTCAAACTACTCTGGGAATGTTTTATTCTACATCAAATCCAAAAGATCTGAAAAAG GCATTTTTTTGGCATTCAGAAGCTTGTGGCAATGGAAGTTTGGAGTCACAgggtatacttggtgttatgtatCTTTATGGACAAGGCATACGTCAAAATACAAAGGCTGCTTTGGAGTGCCTGAAGGAAGCAGCAGAACGTGGAAATGTCTATGCTCAAGGCCATCTTGTGGAATATTACTACAAAAGAAAATTTTATACAAAAGCTGCTGCATTTGCCAGAAG GATCACAGAAAATGATAACATTGCTATGTTAGCAAAGATAACCGATTGCCTTCCTGTATACATAGCCAAAGGGGTTGCTATGGCAGCTTTCTACTTTGCTAGATGTCTCCAGTTTGGCCTGGGCATACAACAAGATCAAGTTGCagctaaaaaaaattattctagg GCATGCCTTCTGGATCCTGATGTAGCTTCTGACCTTGAATTGGCAGCTAATCATGGGAGAATTTAG
- the LRP2BP gene encoding LRP2-binding protein isoform X1 — protein MGPRGGHRESRATSRGLRGVLARSAVLGRGGTARPSSARAAGPGCPLRGGPRGEMKLSSEALPRPRSSETVLQSIARPGSRPELSKQPGKGTGRDACSPRSRRQPAGNYSHTALFTRAEELLAKRIIDGDPLAYFLQGQLYFEEGWYEEALTQFEKIKETDFQALYQLGVMYYDGLGTKEDPEKGIEYMKIIINSNSHKARHLKYAAAYNLGRAYFEGCGVTHSDKEAERLWVIAADHGNPKASVKAQTTLGMFYSTSNPKDLKKAFFWHSEACGNGSLESQGILGVMYLYGQGIRQNTKAALECLKEAAERGNVYAQGHLVEYYYKRKFYTKAAAFARRITENDNIAMLAKITDCLPVYIAKGVAMAAFYFARCLQFGLGIQQDQVAAKKNYSRACLLDPDVASDLELAANHGRI, from the exons ATGGGTCCCCGCGGCGGACACAGGGAGTCGCGCGCGACATCCCGCGGGCTTCGAGGGGTCCTAGCGCGCAGCGCCGTGCTCGGCCGcgggggtacagcccggcccagctctgcccgggcagcgggaccgggGTGCCCGTTGCGCGGCGGCCCCAGGGGCGAGATGAAGCTGAGCAGCGAGGCGCTGCCCCGGCCGCGCAGCTCGGAGACCGTCCTGCAGAGCATCGCCCGGCCCGGGAGCCGCCCCGAGCTGAGCaagcagccagggaaggggacgGGGAGGGACGCCTGCAGCCCCCGTTCGCGCCGGCAGCCAG CAGGGAACTATAGCCATACCGCTTTGTTTACAAGGGCAGAGGAGCTGTTGGCGAAGAGGATCATAGATGGAGATCCTCTGGCATATTTTCTACAAGGGCAGCTGTACTTTGAAGAG GGATGGTATGAAGAAGCACTTACACAATTTGAAAAAATCAAGGAGACCGATTTTCAGGCTCTCTATCAGCTGGGTGTAATGTATTATGATGGATTGGGGACCAAAGAAGATCCA GAAAAAGGAATAGAGTACATGAAAATAATCATCAACTCTAACTCCCATAAAGCAAGACATTTAAAATATGCTGCTGCATACAATCTTGGCAGAGCTTATTTCGAAGGATGTGGTGTTACGCATTCAGATAAAGAAGCTGAAAG GCTGTGGGTTATTGCTGCAGACCATGGGAATCCAAAAGCAAGCGTAAAGGCTCAAACTACTCTGGGAATGTTTTATTCTACATCAAATCCAAAAGATCTGAAAAAG GCATTTTTTTGGCATTCAGAAGCTTGTGGCAATGGAAGTTTGGAGTCACAgggtatacttggtgttatgtatCTTTATGGACAAGGCATACGTCAAAATACAAAGGCTGCTTTGGAGTGCCTGAAGGAAGCAGCAGAACGTGGAAATGTCTATGCTCAAGGCCATCTTGTGGAATATTACTACAAAAGAAAATTTTATACAAAAGCTGCTGCATTTGCCAGAAG GATCACAGAAAATGATAACATTGCTATGTTAGCAAAGATAACCGATTGCCTTCCTGTATACATAGCCAAAGGGGTTGCTATGGCAGCTTTCTACTTTGCTAGATGTCTCCAGTTTGGCCTGGGCATACAACAAGATCAAGTTGCagctaaaaaaaattattctagg GCATGCCTTCTGGATCCTGATGTAGCTTCTGACCTTGAATTGGCAGCTAATCATGGGAGAATTTAG
- the LRP2BP gene encoding LRP2-binding protein isoform X6, whose amino-acid sequence MGPRGGHRESRATSRGLRGVLARSAVLGRGGTARPSSARAAGPGCPLRGGPRGEMKLSSEALPRPRSSETVLQSIARPGSRPELSKQPGKGTGRDACSPRSRRQPAGNYSHTALFTRAEELLAKRIIDGDPLAYFLQGQLYFEEGWYEEALTQFEKIKETDFQALYQLGVMYYDGLGTKEDPEKGIEYMKIIINSNSHKARHLKYAAAYNLGRAYFEGCGVTHSDKEAERLWVIAADHGNPKASVKAQTTLGMFYSTSNPKDLKKACLLDPDVASDLELAANHGRI is encoded by the exons ATGGGTCCCCGCGGCGGACACAGGGAGTCGCGCGCGACATCCCGCGGGCTTCGAGGGGTCCTAGCGCGCAGCGCCGTGCTCGGCCGcgggggtacagcccggcccagctctgcccgggcagcgggaccgggGTGCCCGTTGCGCGGCGGCCCCAGGGGCGAGATGAAGCTGAGCAGCGAGGCGCTGCCCCGGCCGCGCAGCTCGGAGACCGTCCTGCAGAGCATCGCCCGGCCCGGGAGCCGCCCCGAGCTGAGCaagcagccagggaaggggacgGGGAGGGACGCCTGCAGCCCCCGTTCGCGCCGGCAGCCAG CAGGGAACTATAGCCATACCGCTTTGTTTACAAGGGCAGAGGAGCTGTTGGCGAAGAGGATCATAGATGGAGATCCTCTGGCATATTTTCTACAAGGGCAGCTGTACTTTGAAGAG GGATGGTATGAAGAAGCACTTACACAATTTGAAAAAATCAAGGAGACCGATTTTCAGGCTCTCTATCAGCTGGGTGTAATGTATTATGATGGATTGGGGACCAAAGAAGATCCA GAAAAAGGAATAGAGTACATGAAAATAATCATCAACTCTAACTCCCATAAAGCAAGACATTTAAAATATGCTGCTGCATACAATCTTGGCAGAGCTTATTTCGAAGGATGTGGTGTTACGCATTCAGATAAAGAAGCTGAAAG GCTGTGGGTTATTGCTGCAGACCATGGGAATCCAAAAGCAAGCGTAAAGGCTCAAACTACTCTGGGAATGTTTTATTCTACATCAAATCCAAAAGATCTGAAAAAG GCATGCCTTCTGGATCCTGATGTAGCTTCTGACCTTGAATTGGCAGCTAATCATGGGAGAATTTAG
- the LRP2BP gene encoding LRP2-binding protein isoform X7 has protein sequence MSLSPRKDSSLSGWYEEALTQFEKIKETDFQALYQLGVMYYDGLGTKEDPEKGIEYMKIIINSNSHKARHLKYAAAYNLGRAYFEGCGVTHSDKEAERLWVIAADHGNPKASVKAQTTLGMFYSTSNPKDLKKAFFWHSEACGNGSLESQGILGVMYLYGQGIRQNTKAALECLKEAAERGNVYAQGHLVEYYYKRKFYTKAAAFARRITENDNIAMLAKITDCLPVYIAKGVAMAAFYFARCLQFGLGIQQDQVAAKKNYSRACLLDPDVASDLELAANHGRI, from the exons atgtctctctctccaagaaaagactcttcactatct GGATGGTATGAAGAAGCACTTACACAATTTGAAAAAATCAAGGAGACCGATTTTCAGGCTCTCTATCAGCTGGGTGTAATGTATTATGATGGATTGGGGACCAAAGAAGATCCA GAAAAAGGAATAGAGTACATGAAAATAATCATCAACTCTAACTCCCATAAAGCAAGACATTTAAAATATGCTGCTGCATACAATCTTGGCAGAGCTTATTTCGAAGGATGTGGTGTTACGCATTCAGATAAAGAAGCTGAAAG GCTGTGGGTTATTGCTGCAGACCATGGGAATCCAAAAGCAAGCGTAAAGGCTCAAACTACTCTGGGAATGTTTTATTCTACATCAAATCCAAAAGATCTGAAAAAG GCATTTTTTTGGCATTCAGAAGCTTGTGGCAATGGAAGTTTGGAGTCACAgggtatacttggtgttatgtatCTTTATGGACAAGGCATACGTCAAAATACAAAGGCTGCTTTGGAGTGCCTGAAGGAAGCAGCAGAACGTGGAAATGTCTATGCTCAAGGCCATCTTGTGGAATATTACTACAAAAGAAAATTTTATACAAAAGCTGCTGCATTTGCCAGAAG GATCACAGAAAATGATAACATTGCTATGTTAGCAAAGATAACCGATTGCCTTCCTGTATACATAGCCAAAGGGGTTGCTATGGCAGCTTTCTACTTTGCTAGATGTCTCCAGTTTGGCCTGGGCATACAACAAGATCAAGTTGCagctaaaaaaaattattctagg GCATGCCTTCTGGATCCTGATGTAGCTTCTGACCTTGAATTGGCAGCTAATCATGGGAGAATTTAG
- the LRP2BP gene encoding LRP2-binding protein isoform X2, producing the protein MGPRGGHRESRATSRGLRGVLARSAVLGRGGTARPSSARAAGPGCPLRGGPRGEMKLSSEALPRPRSSETVLQSIARPGSRPELSKQPGKGTGRDACSPRSRRQPGNYSHTALFTRAEELLAKRIIDGDPLAYFLQGQLYFEEGWYEEALTQFEKIKETDFQALYQLGVMYYDGLGTKEDPEKGIEYMKIIINSNSHKARHLKYAAAYNLGRAYFEGCGVTHSDKEAERLWVIAADHGNPKASVKAQTTLGMFYSTSNPKDLKKAFFWHSEACGNGSLESQGILGVMYLYGQGIRQNTKAALECLKEAAERGNVYAQGHLVEYYYKRKFYTKAAAFARRITENDNIAMLAKITDCLPVYIAKGVAMAAFYFARCLQFGLGIQQDQVAAKKNYSRACLLDPDVASDLELAANHGRI; encoded by the exons ATGGGTCCCCGCGGCGGACACAGGGAGTCGCGCGCGACATCCCGCGGGCTTCGAGGGGTCCTAGCGCGCAGCGCCGTGCTCGGCCGcgggggtacagcccggcccagctctgcccgggcagcgggaccgggGTGCCCGTTGCGCGGCGGCCCCAGGGGCGAGATGAAGCTGAGCAGCGAGGCGCTGCCCCGGCCGCGCAGCTCGGAGACCGTCCTGCAGAGCATCGCCCGGCCCGGGAGCCGCCCCGAGCTGAGCaagcagccagggaaggggacgGGGAGGGACGCCTGCAGCCCCCGTTCGCGCCGGCAGCCAG GGAACTATAGCCATACCGCTTTGTTTACAAGGGCAGAGGAGCTGTTGGCGAAGAGGATCATAGATGGAGATCCTCTGGCATATTTTCTACAAGGGCAGCTGTACTTTGAAGAG GGATGGTATGAAGAAGCACTTACACAATTTGAAAAAATCAAGGAGACCGATTTTCAGGCTCTCTATCAGCTGGGTGTAATGTATTATGATGGATTGGGGACCAAAGAAGATCCA GAAAAAGGAATAGAGTACATGAAAATAATCATCAACTCTAACTCCCATAAAGCAAGACATTTAAAATATGCTGCTGCATACAATCTTGGCAGAGCTTATTTCGAAGGATGTGGTGTTACGCATTCAGATAAAGAAGCTGAAAG GCTGTGGGTTATTGCTGCAGACCATGGGAATCCAAAAGCAAGCGTAAAGGCTCAAACTACTCTGGGAATGTTTTATTCTACATCAAATCCAAAAGATCTGAAAAAG GCATTTTTTTGGCATTCAGAAGCTTGTGGCAATGGAAGTTTGGAGTCACAgggtatacttggtgttatgtatCTTTATGGACAAGGCATACGTCAAAATACAAAGGCTGCTTTGGAGTGCCTGAAGGAAGCAGCAGAACGTGGAAATGTCTATGCTCAAGGCCATCTTGTGGAATATTACTACAAAAGAAAATTTTATACAAAAGCTGCTGCATTTGCCAGAAG GATCACAGAAAATGATAACATTGCTATGTTAGCAAAGATAACCGATTGCCTTCCTGTATACATAGCCAAAGGGGTTGCTATGGCAGCTTTCTACTTTGCTAGATGTCTCCAGTTTGGCCTGGGCATACAACAAGATCAAGTTGCagctaaaaaaaattattctagg GCATGCCTTCTGGATCCTGATGTAGCTTCTGACCTTGAATTGGCAGCTAATCATGGGAGAATTTAG
- the LRP2BP gene encoding LRP2-binding protein isoform X8: MYYDGLGTKEDPEKGIEYMKIIINSNSHKARHLKYAAAYNLGRAYFEGCGVTHSDKEAERLWVIAADHGNPKASVKAQTTLGMFYSTSNPKDLKKAFFWHSEACGNGSLESQGILGVMYLYGQGIRQNTKAALECLKEAAERGNVYAQGHLVEYYYKRKFYTKAAAFARRITENDNIAMLAKITDCLPVYIAKGVAMAAFYFARCLQFGLGIQQDQVAAKKNYSRACLLDPDVASDLELAANHGRI; encoded by the exons ATGTATTATGATGGATTGGGGACCAAAGAAGATCCA GAAAAAGGAATAGAGTACATGAAAATAATCATCAACTCTAACTCCCATAAAGCAAGACATTTAAAATATGCTGCTGCATACAATCTTGGCAGAGCTTATTTCGAAGGATGTGGTGTTACGCATTCAGATAAAGAAGCTGAAAG GCTGTGGGTTATTGCTGCAGACCATGGGAATCCAAAAGCAAGCGTAAAGGCTCAAACTACTCTGGGAATGTTTTATTCTACATCAAATCCAAAAGATCTGAAAAAG GCATTTTTTTGGCATTCAGAAGCTTGTGGCAATGGAAGTTTGGAGTCACAgggtatacttggtgttatgtatCTTTATGGACAAGGCATACGTCAAAATACAAAGGCTGCTTTGGAGTGCCTGAAGGAAGCAGCAGAACGTGGAAATGTCTATGCTCAAGGCCATCTTGTGGAATATTACTACAAAAGAAAATTTTATACAAAAGCTGCTGCATTTGCCAGAAG GATCACAGAAAATGATAACATTGCTATGTTAGCAAAGATAACCGATTGCCTTCCTGTATACATAGCCAAAGGGGTTGCTATGGCAGCTTTCTACTTTGCTAGATGTCTCCAGTTTGGCCTGGGCATACAACAAGATCAAGTTGCagctaaaaaaaattattctagg GCATGCCTTCTGGATCCTGATGTAGCTTCTGACCTTGAATTGGCAGCTAATCATGGGAGAATTTAG
- the LRP2BP gene encoding LRP2-binding protein isoform X4 — MGPRGGHRESRATSRGLRGVLARSAVLGRGGTARPSSARAAGPGCPLRGGPRGEMKLSSEALPRPRSSETVLQSIARPGSRPELSKQPGKGTGRDACSPRSRRQPAGNYSHTALFTRAEELLAKRIIDGDPLAYFLQGQLYFEEGWYEEALTQFEKIKETDFQALYQLGVMYYDGLGTKEDPEKGIEYMKIIINSNSHKARHLKYAAAYNLGRAYFEGCGVTHSDKEAERLWVIAADHGNPKASVKAQTTLGMFYSTSNPKDLKKAFFWHSEACGNGSLESQGILGVMYLYGQGIRQNTKAALECLKEAAERGNVYAQGHLVEYYYKRKFYTKAAAFARRHAFWILM, encoded by the exons ATGGGTCCCCGCGGCGGACACAGGGAGTCGCGCGCGACATCCCGCGGGCTTCGAGGGGTCCTAGCGCGCAGCGCCGTGCTCGGCCGcgggggtacagcccggcccagctctgcccgggcagcgggaccgggGTGCCCGTTGCGCGGCGGCCCCAGGGGCGAGATGAAGCTGAGCAGCGAGGCGCTGCCCCGGCCGCGCAGCTCGGAGACCGTCCTGCAGAGCATCGCCCGGCCCGGGAGCCGCCCCGAGCTGAGCaagcagccagggaaggggacgGGGAGGGACGCCTGCAGCCCCCGTTCGCGCCGGCAGCCAG CAGGGAACTATAGCCATACCGCTTTGTTTACAAGGGCAGAGGAGCTGTTGGCGAAGAGGATCATAGATGGAGATCCTCTGGCATATTTTCTACAAGGGCAGCTGTACTTTGAAGAG GGATGGTATGAAGAAGCACTTACACAATTTGAAAAAATCAAGGAGACCGATTTTCAGGCTCTCTATCAGCTGGGTGTAATGTATTATGATGGATTGGGGACCAAAGAAGATCCA GAAAAAGGAATAGAGTACATGAAAATAATCATCAACTCTAACTCCCATAAAGCAAGACATTTAAAATATGCTGCTGCATACAATCTTGGCAGAGCTTATTTCGAAGGATGTGGTGTTACGCATTCAGATAAAGAAGCTGAAAG GCTGTGGGTTATTGCTGCAGACCATGGGAATCCAAAAGCAAGCGTAAAGGCTCAAACTACTCTGGGAATGTTTTATTCTACATCAAATCCAAAAGATCTGAAAAAG GCATTTTTTTGGCATTCAGAAGCTTGTGGCAATGGAAGTTTGGAGTCACAgggtatacttggtgttatgtatCTTTATGGACAAGGCATACGTCAAAATACAAAGGCTGCTTTGGAGTGCCTGAAGGAAGCAGCAGAACGTGGAAATGTCTATGCTCAAGGCCATCTTGTGGAATATTACTACAAAAGAAAATTTTATACAAAAGCTGCTGCATTTGCCAGAAG GCATGCCTTCTGGATCCTGATGTAG
- the LRP2BP gene encoding LRP2-binding protein isoform X3 produces the protein MGPRGGHRESRATSRGLRGVLARSAVLGRGGTARPSSARAAGPGCPLRGGPRGEMKLSSEALPRPRSSETVLQSIARPGSRPELSKQPGKGTGRDACSPRSRRQPAGNYSHTALFTRAEELLAKRIIDGDPLAYFLQGQLYFEEGWYEEALTQFEKIKETDFQALYQLGVMYYDGLGTKEDPEKGIEYMKIIINSNSHKARHLKYAAAYNLGRAYFEGCGVTHSDKEAERLWVIAADHGNPKASVKAQTTLGMFYSTSNPKDLKKAFFWHSEACGNGSLESQGILGVMYLYGQGIRQNTKAALECLKEAAERGNVYAQGHLVEYYYKRKFYTKAAAFARRVTTSSEKVFDSLHTQPIPSLFREPTRVPNEKMGIHSRTSFHTKEPSGMPSGS, from the exons ATGGGTCCCCGCGGCGGACACAGGGAGTCGCGCGCGACATCCCGCGGGCTTCGAGGGGTCCTAGCGCGCAGCGCCGTGCTCGGCCGcgggggtacagcccggcccagctctgcccgggcagcgggaccgggGTGCCCGTTGCGCGGCGGCCCCAGGGGCGAGATGAAGCTGAGCAGCGAGGCGCTGCCCCGGCCGCGCAGCTCGGAGACCGTCCTGCAGAGCATCGCCCGGCCCGGGAGCCGCCCCGAGCTGAGCaagcagccagggaaggggacgGGGAGGGACGCCTGCAGCCCCCGTTCGCGCCGGCAGCCAG CAGGGAACTATAGCCATACCGCTTTGTTTACAAGGGCAGAGGAGCTGTTGGCGAAGAGGATCATAGATGGAGATCCTCTGGCATATTTTCTACAAGGGCAGCTGTACTTTGAAGAG GGATGGTATGAAGAAGCACTTACACAATTTGAAAAAATCAAGGAGACCGATTTTCAGGCTCTCTATCAGCTGGGTGTAATGTATTATGATGGATTGGGGACCAAAGAAGATCCA GAAAAAGGAATAGAGTACATGAAAATAATCATCAACTCTAACTCCCATAAAGCAAGACATTTAAAATATGCTGCTGCATACAATCTTGGCAGAGCTTATTTCGAAGGATGTGGTGTTACGCATTCAGATAAAGAAGCTGAAAG GCTGTGGGTTATTGCTGCAGACCATGGGAATCCAAAAGCAAGCGTAAAGGCTCAAACTACTCTGGGAATGTTTTATTCTACATCAAATCCAAAAGATCTGAAAAAG GCATTTTTTTGGCATTCAGAAGCTTGTGGCAATGGAAGTTTGGAGTCACAgggtatacttggtgttatgtatCTTTATGGACAAGGCATACGTCAAAATACAAAGGCTGCTTTGGAGTGCCTGAAGGAAGCAGCAGAACGTGGAAATGTCTATGCTCAAGGCCATCTTGTGGAATATTACTACAAAAGAAAATTTTATACAAAAGCTGCTGCATTTGCCAGAAG AGTGACCACTTCAAGTGAAAAAGTATTTGACTCCTTGCATACTCAGCCCATTCCATCTCTGTTCAGAGAGCCAACAAGGGTGCCAAATGAAAAGATGGGCATCCATTCTCGCACTTCATTTCACACCAAAGAGCCATCAG GCATGCCTTCTGGATCCTGA
- the ANKRD37 gene encoding ankyrin repeat domain-containing protein 37 isoform X1: protein MSRATPCVRRGDPSGRPPPSRLALTPPALRCQVTIVAPGARELPAPRGRRCRAPPGGAALPGQAGSCQPAALPFTRPKTGTSLQQTQRRQKLLLSLSDGLSLLLESGTGVNAPADGFGQSPVHLAACGGHAFFLLWQLQTGANLNQQDCHGEAPIHKAARVGSLECLALLVATDARIDLCNNDGQTAEDLAWAFGFLECAKFLTTVKNTQNMKLREQSSYSLKDNCGLPREASAGQKRACGIMGPTNMKRKRSDDTTF, encoded by the exons ATGTCGCGCGCGACTCCCTGTGTCCGCCGCGGGGACCCATCCGGCCGCCCACCACCCTCGCGCCTCGCCCTGACTCCGCCCGCTCTCCGTTGCCAGGTAACGATTGTCGCCCCGGGTGCCCGCGAGCTCCCTGCGCCTCGCGGACGCCGCTGCCGCGCGCCCCCTGGTGGTGCTGCGCTGCCAGGACAGGCTGGGTCCTGTCAGCCCGCGGCTCTGCCCTTCACTCGTCCCAAAACAG GAACAAGCCTACAGCAAACCCAGaggagacagaagctgctcctgaGTTTG TCTGACGGTTTGAGCCTCCTGCTTGAGTCAGGAACTGGGGTGAACGCACCCGCAGATGGCTTTGGTCAGTCTCCAGTTCACTTAGCTGCTTGTGGCGGACACGCTTTTTTCCTACTTTGGCAACTGCAAACGGGAGCTAATCTGAACCAACAG GATTGCCATGGAGAAGCTCCAATTCATAAAGCAGCAAGAGTTGGGAGCTTGGAGTGTCTTGCTCTACTTGTTGCCACCGATGCTAGAATAGA CTTATGCAATAATGATGGACAAACAGCAGAAGATCTTGCATGGGCTTTTGGATTTCTGGAATGTGCCAAGTTCCTCACAACTGTTAAAAATACTCAAAATATGAAGCTAAGAGAACAATCTAGCTACTCACTTAAGGACAATTGTGGTTTGCCAAGGGAGGCTTCAGCTGGACAGAAACGAGCATGTGGAATTATGGGACCCACAAACATGAAGAGGAAGCGATCAGATG ATACCACGTTTTAG
- the ANKRD37 gene encoding ankyrin repeat domain-containing protein 37 isoform X2, translating into MGGEPTRCQCDSETLACIRGTSLQQTQRRQKLLLSLSDGLSLLLESGTGVNAPADGFGQSPVHLAACGGHAFFLLWQLQTGANLNQQDCHGEAPIHKAARVGSLECLALLVATDARIDLCNNDGQTAEDLAWAFGFLECAKFLTTVKNTQNMKLREQSSYSLKDNCGLPREASAGQKRACGIMGPTNMKRKRSDDTTF; encoded by the exons ATGGGCGGAGAGCCCACCAGGTGTCAGTGCGATAGTGAGACACTTGCATGCATAAGAG GAACAAGCCTACAGCAAACCCAGaggagacagaagctgctcctgaGTTTG TCTGACGGTTTGAGCCTCCTGCTTGAGTCAGGAACTGGGGTGAACGCACCCGCAGATGGCTTTGGTCAGTCTCCAGTTCACTTAGCTGCTTGTGGCGGACACGCTTTTTTCCTACTTTGGCAACTGCAAACGGGAGCTAATCTGAACCAACAG GATTGCCATGGAGAAGCTCCAATTCATAAAGCAGCAAGAGTTGGGAGCTTGGAGTGTCTTGCTCTACTTGTTGCCACCGATGCTAGAATAGA CTTATGCAATAATGATGGACAAACAGCAGAAGATCTTGCATGGGCTTTTGGATTTCTGGAATGTGCCAAGTTCCTCACAACTGTTAAAAATACTCAAAATATGAAGCTAAGAGAACAATCTAGCTACTCACTTAAGGACAATTGTGGTTTGCCAAGGGAGGCTTCAGCTGGACAGAAACGAGCATGTGGAATTATGGGACCCACAAACATGAAGAGGAAGCGATCAGATG ATACCACGTTTTAG
- the ANKRD37 gene encoding ankyrin repeat domain-containing protein 37 isoform X3 yields the protein MGSMLMMLDCSSESDGLSLLLESGTGVNAPADGFGQSPVHLAACGGHAFFLLWQLQTGANLNQQDCHGEAPIHKAARVGSLECLALLVATDARIDLCNNDGQTAEDLAWAFGFLECAKFLTTVKNTQNMKLREQSSYSLKDNCGLPREASAGQKRACGIMGPTNMKRKRSDDTTF from the exons ATGGGGTCAATGCTGATGATGCTGGATTGCAGCTCAGAG TCTGACGGTTTGAGCCTCCTGCTTGAGTCAGGAACTGGGGTGAACGCACCCGCAGATGGCTTTGGTCAGTCTCCAGTTCACTTAGCTGCTTGTGGCGGACACGCTTTTTTCCTACTTTGGCAACTGCAAACGGGAGCTAATCTGAACCAACAG GATTGCCATGGAGAAGCTCCAATTCATAAAGCAGCAAGAGTTGGGAGCTTGGAGTGTCTTGCTCTACTTGTTGCCACCGATGCTAGAATAGA CTTATGCAATAATGATGGACAAACAGCAGAAGATCTTGCATGGGCTTTTGGATTTCTGGAATGTGCCAAGTTCCTCACAACTGTTAAAAATACTCAAAATATGAAGCTAAGAGAACAATCTAGCTACTCACTTAAGGACAATTGTGGTTTGCCAAGGGAGGCTTCAGCTGGACAGAAACGAGCATGTGGAATTATGGGACCCACAAACATGAAGAGGAAGCGATCAGATG ATACCACGTTTTAG